In Streptomyces sp. P3, one DNA window encodes the following:
- a CDS encoding diacylglycerol kinase family protein, with protein sequence MPTAAPERPAELPGRRPGVGQAGRSFALPRGTGRAAARTGALTVCQGAVMVGCGLLITGPARGLWPMTVEDDVNERLQDARTATLTTLSSFGSEAGDTLTVIAVTVLACAGLILIPRPPMWRQAAFLAVAVSLQSLVFLVITEAVDRHRPEVHRLDASPPTSSYTSGHTGAATAVYGGLAVLALTRLRGPWRRIVGAVLLVVPVVVALARLYRGMHHPTDVMGGLVNGSLSLLIVGRTLLTDATVTAAADVRPASSSASTGTSTGTHPGTRSAAPGEGRAAVIINPTVTGAADREELRGILDRHGYRAPAFIETTAEDPGTGQTAGALRDGAELVVVCGGDGTLRAAADALAGTGVPLAVVPCGTGNLLARNLGLPLSPTDALDAALRGTPRRIDLGRIEGDALPASHFAAMSGAGLDAAIMEHTDDRAKSVLGWPAYLLAGIGTLRTPRMRLTVRLDDAPALHRTARMVLIGNVGTVQGGTTLLPAARPDDGLLDLLLLDPRGVGGWMRALATLVRGGARAPRPSTADTPSAENGDGNGLPVEFFTFRKADLTFDSVQSRELDGDPVTQGRRLTAEVRPGALTVLLPAGGE encoded by the coding sequence ATGCCGACCGCCGCACCGGAAAGACCGGCCGAGCTTCCCGGCCGCAGACCAGGGGTCGGTCAGGCCGGCCGGTCGTTCGCGCTGCCTCGAGGCACCGGCCGGGCCGCCGCGCGCACAGGGGCACTGACGGTCTGCCAGGGCGCGGTCATGGTGGGATGCGGACTGCTGATCACCGGACCGGCTCGCGGACTGTGGCCGATGACGGTCGAGGACGACGTCAACGAGCGCCTGCAAGACGCCCGGACCGCAACCCTCACCACTCTGTCGTCCTTCGGGTCGGAGGCCGGCGACACCCTCACCGTGATCGCCGTCACCGTCCTGGCCTGCGCGGGTCTGATCCTGATACCCCGGCCGCCGATGTGGCGGCAGGCGGCCTTCCTCGCCGTCGCCGTGTCCCTGCAGTCGCTGGTCTTCCTGGTCATCACCGAGGCGGTGGACCGCCATCGGCCCGAAGTGCATCGCCTCGACGCCTCCCCGCCCACCTCCAGCTACACCTCGGGCCACACCGGCGCGGCCACCGCGGTCTACGGCGGACTCGCGGTGCTCGCGCTGACCCGGCTCCGCGGCCCGTGGCGGCGGATCGTGGGCGCTGTGCTGCTGGTCGTTCCGGTGGTGGTCGCACTCGCCCGCCTCTACCGGGGCATGCACCACCCCACGGACGTCATGGGCGGGCTGGTCAACGGCAGCCTGTCCCTGCTGATCGTCGGCCGCACCCTGCTCACCGACGCCACCGTGACCGCCGCGGCCGACGTGCGCCCGGCGTCGTCCTCGGCGAGTACGGGAACGAGCACGGGAACACACCCGGGAACGCGCTCGGCTGCACCGGGCGAAGGCCGCGCTGCGGTGATCATCAACCCCACGGTGACCGGTGCAGCCGATCGCGAGGAGCTGCGCGGAATCCTGGACAGACACGGCTACCGCGCGCCGGCGTTCATCGAGACCACGGCAGAGGACCCGGGCACCGGTCAGACGGCCGGCGCGCTCCGGGACGGCGCGGAACTGGTCGTGGTCTGCGGCGGCGACGGCACCTTGCGCGCGGCGGCGGACGCGTTGGCCGGCACCGGGGTACCGCTGGCCGTCGTGCCCTGCGGAACCGGCAATCTGCTGGCCCGCAACCTCGGACTGCCCCTGTCCCCCACCGACGCGCTCGACGCCGCACTGCGCGGCACGCCACGCCGCATCGACCTCGGCCGCATCGAGGGCGACGCCCTCCCCGCCTCCCACTTCGCCGCCATGTCCGGAGCGGGTCTGGACGCGGCGATCATGGAGCACACCGACGATCGCGCCAAGTCCGTTCTGGGCTGGCCCGCCTATCTACTGGCCGGTATCGGCACACTGCGCACCCCGCGGATGCGCCTGACCGTCCGCCTCGACGACGCCCCCGCCCTGCACCGCACCGCCCGCATGGTGCTCATCGGCAACGTCGGCACCGTGCAGGGCGGGACGACACTCCTGCCCGCCGCCCGTCCCGACGACGGCCTGCTCGACCTGCTGCTCCTCGACCCGCGCGGCGTCGGCGGCTGGATGCGCGCGCTGGCCACGCTGGTGCGCGGCGGAGCGAGGGCGCCCCGGCCGTCGACCGCGGACACCCCCTCGGCGGAGAACGGCGACGGCAACGGACTGCCGGTGGAGTTCTTCACCTTCCGAAAGGCCGACCTGACCTTCGACTCCGTGCAGTCCCGAGAGCTCGACGGAGACCCGGTGACGCAAGGCCGGCGGCTCACCGCCGAGGTCAGGCCGGGTGCGCTGACCGTGCTGCTGCCCGCGGGAGGTGAGTGA
- a CDS encoding YihY/virulence factor BrkB family protein yields MGTATKVPETRDMRGDELSADEALAALRRYGRWALLRDSFVRFRYADGFTHSRALALQTVLSVIPLAIAFVGLSTTLHTENIGRMAELTIHRIAEGPSVDVVDDALSRSRRTAGDGAQIALWFGLVFSLVNTTTAMCQIERGANRIYGNERDRPFRRKYLRGLVMSVSAGLPLGLGFVVMVAGGDLASAAVTVYRLDGGAQTAWQILRWPFGLLLALISASVIFRRAPRRRQPGYTWLAFGSAVYLVLWTTLTWLLSLYLGISGSFDTVYGPLSAFMSLLLWAYLTSVALFLGLAFAAQLEAARALRSDPVEPDPGV; encoded by the coding sequence GTGGGTACCGCGACCAAGGTGCCCGAGACCCGCGACATGAGGGGCGACGAACTGTCCGCGGACGAGGCGCTGGCGGCGTTGCGCCGCTACGGCCGCTGGGCCCTGCTGCGTGACTCCTTCGTGCGTTTCCGGTACGCCGACGGCTTCACCCATTCCCGGGCGCTCGCCCTGCAGACCGTTCTGTCGGTGATCCCGTTGGCCATCGCGTTCGTCGGGCTCTCCACGACACTGCACACCGAGAACATCGGCCGGATGGCCGAGCTGACGATCCACCGGATCGCGGAAGGGCCCAGTGTCGACGTCGTCGACGACGCGCTGAGCCGCAGCCGCCGCACGGCGGGCGACGGTGCGCAGATCGCGCTGTGGTTCGGGCTGGTCTTCTCGCTGGTCAACACCACCACCGCGATGTGCCAGATCGAGCGCGGAGCCAACCGGATCTACGGCAACGAGCGCGACCGGCCCTTCCGGCGGAAGTACCTGCGTGGTCTGGTGATGTCCGTCTCCGCCGGACTGCCCCTCGGACTCGGGTTCGTCGTCATGGTGGCCGGCGGCGACCTCGCCTCCGCGGCGGTGACCGTCTACCGGCTCGACGGAGGCGCCCAGACCGCCTGGCAGATACTGCGGTGGCCCTTCGGACTGCTGCTCGCGCTGATCTCGGCCAGCGTGATCTTCCGCCGGGCACCCCGTCGCAGACAGCCCGGGTACACCTGGCTGGCGTTCGGCTCCGCCGTGTACCTGGTGCTGTGGACGACGCTCACCTGGCTGCTGAGCCTGTACCTCGGGATCAGCGGTTCCTTCGACACGGTGTACGGCCCGCTCAGCGCCTTCATGTCCCTGCTGTTGTGGGCCTACCTGACCTCCGTCGCCCTTTTCCTCGGGCTGGCCTTCGCCGCGCAGCTGGAGGCCGCGCGGGCCCTGCGGTCCGACCCCGTCGAACCCGACCCTGGAGTCTGA
- a CDS encoding phosphatase PAP2 family protein translates to MAVRAAVLHLRDRRRRAADRRFGARLLGAAFVAAFAAVPFALLLVLVEGRWGPLRRVDVGAAERLHRTAVTHPAWTRTLRLLSDWVWDPAVLRTAVALLTVWLLYRRAWRLAAWSAVTAVAGGLIGLLVKTVVERARPSLEDPVAHAPGFSFPSGHAMTATTSFAVLLLVLLPLVPRAWRPLCWCVAVASVLGVGFTRVALGVHWFSDVVGGWLLGLAVVALTAWAFEAWRADAGLGRTEVTEGLEPELVDAHPEPSP, encoded by the coding sequence ATGGCTGTGCGAGCAGCGGTCCTGCACCTTCGAGACCGTCGTCGACGGGCGGCCGACCGCAGATTCGGCGCCCGACTCCTCGGGGCTGCCTTCGTGGCCGCCTTCGCCGCGGTGCCCTTCGCGCTGCTGCTGGTCCTCGTCGAGGGCCGGTGGGGGCCGCTGCGGCGGGTGGACGTGGGCGCCGCCGAGCGACTGCACCGGACGGCTGTGACGCATCCGGCGTGGACCCGCACCCTGCGCCTCCTCTCCGACTGGGTGTGGGACCCCGCCGTGCTGCGGACGGCCGTCGCGCTGCTGACCGTCTGGCTGCTGTACCGCAGGGCCTGGCGGCTGGCCGCCTGGTCCGCCGTGACGGCAGTGGCCGGCGGACTGATCGGCCTCCTCGTCAAGACGGTCGTGGAGCGAGCCCGGCCGTCCCTCGAGGATCCGGTGGCGCACGCGCCGGGATTCTCCTTCCCGTCGGGTCACGCGATGACGGCCACCACGTCGTTCGCCGTCCTGCTGCTGGTCCTGCTGCCCCTGGTGCCGCGGGCCTGGCGGCCCCTGTGCTGGTGCGTCGCAGTGGCGTCCGTGCTGGGCGTCGGCTTCACCCGCGTCGCACTCGGTGTGCACTGGTTCAGCGACGTCGTGGGCGGCTGGCTGCTGGGTCTGGCCGTCGTCGCGCTCACCGCCTGGGCCTTCGAGGCCTGGCGCGCCGACGCCGGCCTGGGCCGCACCGAGGTGACCGAGGGGCTGGAGCCCGAACTCGTCGATGCCCACCCCGAGCCCTCACCCTGA
- a CDS encoding PIG-L family deacetylase produces the protein MTDRPLTLMAVHAHPDDEATGTGGVLARYAAEGMRTVLVTCTDGGCGDGPGGVKPGDPGHDPAAVAVMRRRELEASCEVLKISHLETLDYADSGMMGWPTNDAPGSFWQTPVEEGAARLAELLRRYRPDVVVTYDENGFYGHPDHIQANRITMAALAMAAPTPKVYWTTAPRSMMQRFGETMREFGADGQDPDPAETAAMAEIGLPDEEITTWVDTSAFGGQKFDALAAHASQGENIFFLRMGKERFTELMGVETFVRVQDTTGAASPESDLFAGLR, from the coding sequence ATGACTGACCGGCCCTTGACGCTCATGGCCGTACACGCCCACCCCGACGACGAGGCCACCGGAACCGGGGGTGTTCTGGCGCGGTACGCGGCGGAGGGTATGCGCACGGTCCTCGTGACGTGTACCGACGGCGGTTGCGGTGACGGACCGGGGGGTGTCAAGCCGGGCGATCCCGGGCACGACCCGGCGGCCGTCGCCGTGATGCGGCGCAGGGAACTCGAGGCGAGCTGCGAAGTCCTGAAGATCAGTCACCTGGAGACCCTGGACTACGCCGATTCCGGGATGATGGGCTGGCCGACCAATGACGCCCCCGGTTCGTTCTGGCAGACGCCCGTGGAGGAGGGCGCCGCCCGGCTCGCGGAACTCCTGCGGCGCTACCGGCCCGATGTGGTCGTCACCTACGACGAGAACGGCTTCTACGGTCACCCCGACCACATCCAGGCCAACCGCATCACGATGGCGGCGCTGGCGATGGCCGCGCCGACACCGAAGGTGTACTGGACGACTGCGCCCCGTTCCATGATGCAGCGGTTCGGGGAGACCATGCGCGAGTTCGGAGCGGACGGACAGGATCCGGATCCCGCCGAGACCGCGGCGATGGCCGAGATCGGGCTCCCCGACGAGGAGATCACCACCTGGGTGGACACCTCCGCGTTCGGCGGCCAGAAGTTCGACGCGCTGGCCGCGCACGCCAGCCAGGGCGAGAACATCTTCTTCCTCAGGATGGGCAAGGAGAGGTTCACCGAGTTGATGGGTGTCGAGACCTTCGTACGTGTCCAGGACACCACCGGCGCGGCCTCGCCCGAGAGCGACCTCTTCGCCGGACTGCGCTGA
- a CDS encoding class F sortase → MAWTLFAGTLLVAGAVHDEQPPQPSAGQAFSLRPRATVPRAAAPAATAVASADPAVAPLPPSEPLWLRIPAINVNTPVSKLHLDASGALEPPPADRPHRVGWYSEGTAPGSPGTAVTAGHVDLPTGAPGVFYELGALARGDTIEITRADQRTAVFTVDALEVYDKKRFPSEKVYGSSERAELRVITCGGGYSKHTGYQGNLVVYATLTAVR, encoded by the coding sequence CTGGCCTGGACACTCTTCGCAGGGACTCTGCTGGTGGCCGGCGCGGTACACGACGAGCAGCCGCCCCAGCCGTCAGCGGGTCAGGCGTTCTCCCTCCGGCCCCGCGCCACAGTCCCCCGCGCCGCTGCCCCGGCGGCCACCGCCGTCGCCTCGGCGGACCCCGCCGTCGCCCCGCTCCCGCCCTCGGAACCGCTCTGGCTCCGGATCCCCGCCATCAACGTGAACACCCCTGTCAGCAAGCTCCACCTGGACGCATCGGGGGCGCTCGAACCCCCGCCCGCCGACCGTCCCCACCGCGTCGGCTGGTACAGCGAGGGCACGGCACCGGGATCCCCCGGGACAGCCGTCACCGCGGGCCACGTGGACCTGCCCACCGGCGCCCCGGGCGTCTTCTACGAGCTCGGCGCCCTGGCCAGGGGCGACACCATCGAGATCACCCGCGCGGACCAGCGGACGGCCGTGTTCACCGTCGACGCCCTCGAGGTCTACGACAAGAAGCGCTTCCCGAGCGAGAAGGTGTACGGCAGCTCCGAGCGGGCCGAACTACGGGTCATCACCTGCGGCGGCGGCTACTCCAAGCACACCGGGTACCAGGGCAACCTCGTGGTCTACGCGACTCTCACCGCGGTGAGGTGA
- a CDS encoding sortase, translated as MGITRVGIGIGMMAGFLALQVPVAAAAGDSGLDIRPRQTAHGFTVTVSTTACGAGVTYGKGESETAGAFHLFAGESKGVLTGEFTVPESASPGTDTVTVKCPPRIRITDSYQLPTRRPDGAVEAGFGDTGQQATQLALGAALVAAAAAGALVRRRRRPNANGG; from the coding sequence GTGGGCATTACACGTGTGGGTATCGGCATCGGCATGATGGCCGGATTCCTGGCTCTTCAGGTTCCGGTCGCCGCTGCTGCCGGTGACTCAGGTCTCGACATCCGCCCGCGGCAGACCGCCCACGGCTTCACGGTCACGGTCAGCACCACAGCATGTGGTGCCGGCGTGACCTACGGGAAGGGCGAGTCCGAGACGGCAGGGGCGTTCCATCTGTTCGCAGGCGAGAGCAAGGGTGTTCTCACCGGTGAGTTCACGGTGCCGGAGAGTGCTTCGCCCGGCACGGACACCGTCACCGTCAAGTGCCCGCCGAGGATCAGGATCACGGACTCCTACCAGCTCCCGACACGTCGGCCCGACGGTGCCGTCGAGGCCGGATTCGGAGACACCGGGCAGCAAGCCACGCAGCTCGCTCTGGGCGCGGCGCTGGTCGCCGCGGCCGCCGCCGGTGCGCTGGTGAGGAGGCGTCGCCGCCCGAACGCGAACGGCGGCTGA